A part of Desulfomicrobium apsheronum genomic DNA contains:
- a CDS encoding hydrogenase iron-sulfur subunit: MPAQDVRELRIVGFLCNWCSYGGADTAGVSRFTQPTDLRVIRVPCSGRIDPLFIVRSLMNGADGVLVSGCHPRDCHYAEGNFYARRRLEMLKRFLPITGIDARRFEYTWVSASEGQRWQHVVTEFTRRIHELGPAPTFNPASEADWNTLAVQAGQGQTCPCHG; the protein is encoded by the coding sequence ATGCCCGCCCAAGATGTTCGCGAATTACGAATAGTCGGCTTTCTTTGTAACTGGTGCTCCTACGGCGGCGCGGACACGGCGGGTGTATCCCGTTTCACTCAGCCCACGGATCTGCGCGTCATCCGCGTCCCCTGTTCCGGCCGCATCGATCCGCTCTTCATCGTCCGTTCGCTCATGAACGGCGCTGACGGAGTGCTCGTGTCCGGTTGTCATCCCCGGGATTGCCATTATGCCGAAGGCAACTTCTATGCCCGGCGCAGGCTCGAAATGCTCAAACGCTTCCTGCCCATAACCGGCATCGATGCGCGCCGCTTCGAATACACCTGGGTTTCGGCCTCGGAAGGGCAGCGCTGGCAGCATGTGGTCACGGAGTTCACGCGCCGCATCCATGAGCTCGGCCCCGCGCCGACCTTCAACCCGGCGTCCGAAGCGGACTGGAACACGCTGGCCGTCCAGGCTGGTCAGGGGCAGACTTGCCCGTGTCACGGATAG
- a CDS encoding CoB--CoM heterodisulfide reductase iron-sulfur subunit A family protein, with amino-acid sequence MRIGVFICHCGSNIAGTVDCPSVAATALTYPDVVFSTDTMYACSEPGQDAIIQAIKDKNLDGVVVASCTPRMHEPTFRRTVERAGLNRYMFEMANIREHVSWIGKSKDLNTGKAAELVRMAVEKLRRDKPLIPKRFETVKRVLVIGGGVAGIQAALDCADGGQEVIMVEREQTIGGKMAKLDKTFPTVDCSSCVLGPKMVDIAQHPNITLYACSEIEAVGGYVGNFQITIRKKATYVNWKDCTGCGLCVEKCPSRKLPDKFNENLCNAPSINIPFPQAIPKKAAINAESCIMLTKGKCGLCAKVCPVKCIDFEQKDELINVDVGAIVVATGYDLFDWHKYPQYGEGRYPDVVTSMQYERMLSASGPSGGHIKRPSDGKEPKNVVFIQCVGSRDKSVDRPYCSGFCCMYTAKQTILTKDHIPDSQSYVFYMDIRSPGKLYDEFVRRAMEEYGAQYVRGRVAMIYPKGDKLIVRGADTLAGTQVEVPADLVVLAVGAESAKGAVQLGEKLRVAPDQYGFFVESHPKLKPVETNTAGVFLAGACQGPKDIPASVSQGSAAASKVLGLLSKKELESDPAVSRVNPARCVGCGKCIQTCPFGAIKEVQDRFGNPKAEVIDTVCQGCGICTVTCPQGAIQLEHFTDNQILAEVNALCPPKMFANYE; translated from the coding sequence ATGCGAATTGGTGTTTTTATCTGCCATTGCGGCAGCAATATTGCCGGAACCGTGGACTGTCCGTCCGTTGCGGCCACGGCCCTGACCTATCCGGACGTGGTTTTCTCCACGGACACGATGTATGCCTGTTCCGAACCCGGACAGGACGCCATCATCCAGGCCATCAAGGACAAGAATCTCGACGGCGTGGTCGTGGCTTCCTGTACCCCGCGCATGCACGAGCCCACTTTCCGCCGGACCGTTGAGCGCGCGGGACTGAACCGTTACATGTTTGAAATGGCCAACATCCGCGAGCATGTCTCCTGGATCGGCAAGTCAAAGGACTTGAACACGGGCAAGGCCGCCGAACTGGTGCGCATGGCCGTGGAAAAACTGCGTCGCGACAAGCCGCTGATCCCCAAACGCTTCGAGACGGTCAAGCGCGTGCTGGTCATCGGCGGCGGCGTGGCGGGTATCCAGGCGGCGCTGGACTGCGCGGACGGTGGCCAGGAAGTCATCATGGTCGAGCGCGAGCAGACCATCGGCGGCAAGATGGCCAAGCTGGACAAGACCTTTCCCACGGTGGACTGCTCGTCCTGCGTTCTGGGCCCCAAGATGGTCGACATCGCCCAGCATCCCAACATCACTCTTTATGCCTGTTCCGAGATCGAAGCCGTGGGCGGGTATGTGGGCAACTTTCAGATCACCATCCGCAAGAAGGCGACCTACGTGAACTGGAAGGATTGCACGGGCTGCGGATTGTGCGTGGAAAAATGCCCCAGCCGCAAGCTCCCCGACAAGTTCAACGAGAATCTGTGCAACGCGCCCTCCATCAACATCCCGTTTCCGCAGGCCATCCCCAAGAAAGCGGCCATCAATGCCGAATCGTGCATCATGCTGACCAAGGGCAAGTGCGGCCTGTGCGCCAAGGTCTGTCCGGTCAAGTGCATCGACTTCGAACAGAAGGACGAGCTGATCAACGTGGATGTGGGCGCCATAGTCGTGGCCACGGGTTACGACCTTTTCGATTGGCACAAGTATCCGCAGTACGGTGAAGGCCGCTACCCGGATGTGGTCACCTCCATGCAGTACGAGCGCATGCTTTCGGCTTCCGGCCCTTCGGGCGGACACATCAAGCGGCCCTCCGACGGCAAGGAACCCAAAAACGTGGTCTTCATCCAGTGCGTGGGTTCGCGCGACAAGTCCGTGGACCGTCCGTACTGTTCAGGTTTCTGCTGCATGTACACCGCAAAGCAGACCATCCTGACCAAGGACCATATCCCCGATTCCCAATCATACGTTTTCTACATGGACATCCGTTCGCCGGGCAAGCTGTACGACGAGTTCGTGCGCAGGGCCATGGAAGAGTACGGCGCGCAGTATGTGCGCGGCCGCGTGGCCATGATCTATCCCAAGGGCGACAAGCTCATCGTGCGCGGGGCAGACACCCTGGCCGGCACGCAGGTCGAGGTTCCCGCCGATCTGGTCGTTCTGGCCGTTGGTGCCGAATCGGCCAAGGGCGCGGTGCAGCTGGGTGAAAAACTGCGCGTGGCTCCGGATCAGTACGGATTCTTCGTCGAGAGCCATCCCAAATTGAAGCCCGTCGAGACCAACACCGCCGGCGTGTTCCTGGCCGGCGCCTGTCAGGGTCCAAAAGACATCCCGGCCTCTGTCAGCCAGGGCAGCGCTGCCGCTTCCAAGGTTCTGGGTCTTCTCTCCAAGAAGGAGCTGGAATCCGATCCGGCAGTTTCCAGGGTCAACCCTGCCCGTTGCGTCGGCTGCGGCAAATGCATCCAGACCTGTCCGTTCGGAGCCATCAAGGAAGTCCAGGATCGCTTCGGCAACCCCAAGGCCGAGGTCATCGACACGGTCTGTCAGGGTTGCGGCATCTGCACGGTGACCTGTCCCCAGGGCGCCATCCAGCTTGAACATTTCACAGATAACCAGATCCTCGCGGAGGTGAACGCCTTATGCCCGCCCAAGATGTTCGCGAATTACGAATAG
- a CDS encoding CoB--CoM heterodisulfide reductase iron-sulfur subunit B family protein, with product MFKIAYYPGCSGQGTSLEYDSSTRAVCKALDVELVDIPDWSCCGSTPAHTVNHVLSAALSARNLAQVEVMGMDKVTTPCPSCLTNLRTAAHKMEDPGFRTKTNALLDVPCNGNVDAQSVLQVLTENVDLELVRSKVVKPLTGIKIACYYGCIMNRPPELMRFDHHENPMAMDNLMTALGAEVVPFALKVECCGASYGIPRNDIVTRLSGKLLDAGRDVGADAFVTACPLCQMNLDLRQGQINHALHEKFKIPVFYYTQLLGYALGLDRAVLGFEKLCVDPRLALGKIKQPAQAR from the coding sequence ATGTTTAAAATCGCGTATTATCCGGGCTGTTCCGGTCAGGGTACATCCCTGGAATACGACAGCTCCACCCGCGCGGTCTGCAAGGCCCTGGACGTGGAGCTGGTGGACATTCCGGATTGGAGCTGCTGCGGTTCCACTCCCGCGCACACCGTCAATCATGTCCTGTCCGCGGCCCTGTCCGCCCGCAACCTGGCCCAGGTCGAGGTCATGGGCATGGACAAGGTGACCACGCCCTGTCCCAGCTGCCTGACCAACCTGCGCACCGCCGCCCACAAGATGGAAGATCCCGGGTTTCGGACCAAGACCAATGCGCTCCTCGATGTGCCCTGCAACGGCAACGTGGACGCGCAGTCCGTGTTGCAGGTGCTGACCGAGAACGTGGATCTTGAGCTGGTAAGGTCCAAGGTGGTCAAGCCCCTGACCGGAATCAAGATCGCCTGTTATTATGGATGCATCATGAATCGGCCCCCGGAGCTGATGCGTTTCGACCATCACGAAAATCCCATGGCCATGGACAACCTGATGACCGCGCTCGGCGCCGAGGTCGTGCCTTTCGCGCTCAAGGTCGAGTGTTGCGGAGCGTCTTACGGCATACCGCGTAACGATATCGTGACCCGGCTGTCGGGCAAGCTGCTGGATGCCGGACGTGATGTCGGCGCCGACGCCTTCGTGACTGCCTGTCCGTTGTGCCAGATGAACCTGGACCTGCGGCAGGGTCAGATCAATCACGCCCTGCACGAGAAGTTCAAGATCCCGGTTTTCTATTATACCCAACTCCTTGGCTACGCTCTGGGATTGGACCGCGCCGTGCTTGGCTTTGAAAAGCTCTGTGTCGATCCGAGACTCGCCCTGGGCAAGATCAAACAACCGGCGCAGGCCAGGTAG